From Rhododendron vialii isolate Sample 1 chromosome 10a, ASM3025357v1, the proteins below share one genomic window:
- the LOC131302407 gene encoding protein SKIP34: protein MCYGQQRSLSKPDLTPSRPRTAAAAVDDLRDRLAETEARLERARAREAELSRRLDEMKRFVSVMEILETYLKRRFLEQHEIVVRLLSSPVPSEIS from the coding sequence ATGTGTTACGGACAGCAACGATCCCTCTCAAAACCCGACCTAACCCCATCCCGGCCTCGCACGGCCGCCGCCGCCGTTGACGACCTCAGGGACCGGTTGGCCGAAACCGAGGCGCGTCTGGAGCGAGCTAGGGCTCGGGAAGCCGAGCTGAGCCGCCGGCTCGACGAGATGAAGCGGTTCGTCTCCGTAATGGAGATCCTCGAGACCTACCTCAAGCGCCGGTTTCTCGAGCAACACGAAATCGTCGTTCGACTCTTGTCGTCTCCGGTACCCTCAGAAATTAGCTGA
- the LOC131302406 gene encoding kinase-interacting protein 1-like, whose protein sequence is MLNRAASNAYSWWWASHIQTRQSKWLEQNLQDMEEKVQNVLKLIEEDGDTFAKRAEMYYERRPGIINFVEESYRAYRALAERYDHMSTDLQSANTTLATVCPERVQLAMDIEEEDGSKFPSRKKLQAKPKAKNSDKTVCKSGLSKSEAVQEIDKLQKEIMALQTVKEFVKSSYESGLQKYWEIEARVMELQERVLGLEEEFDMGKGNEDGEARALMAEEVLKLCEETLAQLEEKQERSTEEAKEEYKRVEDAREKLNSLKNKFLSDKPNEGGGEKPLELKKESSYLEQEKRVFNELREKIAGHFDVGSKESLNVTDLTEKIDELVSKVINLETSVSSQPALIDRLRTETDELQAQIRILEDEKATLVDGNDSLTTKLREMEEKCENLEDLNLNLENQNNHLQAHFTEARCSIDHLSEYMESSLEEESNVGIGSPEELEKREDFIISTGSKAPAGEDKIEQFCNSDAFSEKREDPNSLEKVEKQGTFQTEEIVVVVNNEPWEVEKKKEDEMNWREMLLDGVEDKETILLTEYITILRNYKDLRKKLSDVERKNRDRIFETTVQLRELRSLIGKRDKEIQFLRQKLHENKDLNADDGEISVVFEVPQVNEEDEHVKLILVGEPRIISPLEEKLRMNIDALLDENLDFWLRFSTSFHQIQKFKSGFLELESKIEKIKEKKEKRNQGGIGKTAMQLELKTIYMHLVEIKTEARLWIEKSGVLKDELQRRFTSLCEIEEEIAKALNAGAEEEEMRFTSHEAAMFQGEVSNMKLENNKVRDELKVGLDCVNKLRQEIEKTIGKLNVEYGLFGSKSCDESQFGRVRVPLSSFIFGAKLKKKKSIFSFMHRRKRSLDLRPGMPM, encoded by the coding sequence ACATGGAAGAAAAGGTGCAGAATGTGCTTAAACTCATTGAAGAGGATGGAGATACCTTTGCCAAGAGGGCAGAAATGTACTATGAGAGAAGGCCAGGGATAATAAACTTTGTCGAAGAATCTTACCGAGCTTACCGCGCCCTAGCTGAACGATATGATCACATGTCCACAGACTTGCAAAGTGCCAACACTACCCTCGCCACTGTTTGCCCGGAACGAGTCCAGCTGGCTATGGacattgaagaagaagatggttcAAAATTTCCAAGCAGGAAAAAACTTCAAGCcaaaccaaaagcaaaaaattctgaCAAAACTGTTTGCAAATCTGGTTTGAGTAAATCTGAGGCGGTGCAAGAGATTGACAAGCTGCAGAAGGAGATTATGGCTTTGCAAACTGTGAAGGAATTTGTGAAGAGCTCTTATGAAAGCGGGCTTCAGAAGTACTGGGAGATTGAGGCCAGGGTCATGGAGCTCCAGGAGAGAGTTCTTGGCTTGGAAGAGGAATTTGATATGGGGAAGGGAAATGAGGATGGTGAAGCTAGGGCTTTAATGGCAGAAGAGGTCTTGAAGTTATGCGAAGAGACATTGGCTCAGTTGGAGGAAAAACAAGAGAGGTCTACAGAGGAAGCAAAGGAAGAGTACAAAAGGGTCGAGGATGCCCGAGAGAAACTGAATTCCCTCAAGAACAAGTTTCTCTCCGACAAACCAaatgaaggaggaggagagaaacCGCTTGAGTTGAAAAAAGAATCTAGCTATTTGGAACAAGAGAAAAGGGTATTTAATGAGTTACGTGAGAAAATTGCAGGGCATTTTGATGTGGGATCAAAGGAATCTCTCAATGTGACAGATTTGACAGAGAAGATTGATGAGCTTGTGAGTAAGGTTATAAACTTGGAAACGTCAGTCTCTTCTCAACCTGCTCTAATAGACAGATTAAGGACAGAAACAGACGAACTTCAGGCGCAAATTCGAATTTTGGAAGATGAAAAGGCAACTCTGGTTGATGGAAATGACAGTTTGACAACAAAGTTGAGGGAAATGGAGGAGAAATGTGAAAACCTGGAGgatttgaacttgaatttggaaaaccaAAACAACCACCTTCAAGCACATTTCACAGAAGCTAGGTGTAGTATCGATCACCTGTCTGAGTATATGGAGTCATCACTAGAAGAGGAATCAAACGTTGGGATTGGAAGCCCAGAAGAGttggaaaaaagagaagatttCATTATTTCCACGGGATCGAAAGCACCAGCCGGGGAGGACAAGATTGAGCAATTTTGTAATTCGGATGCGTTTTCTGAGAAACGAGAAGACCCGAATTCCCTGGAGAAGGTTGAGAAACAAGGCACTTTCCAAACTGAGGAAATTGTTGTCGTCGTTAACAATGAACCATGGgaagtggaaaaaaagaaagaagatgagATGAACTGGCGGGAGATGCTGCTGGATGGGGTGGAGGATAAAGAAACAATTCTATTGACAGAGTACATTACGATTTTAAGGAATTACAAAGACCTTAGGAAGAAGCTGAGCGATGTAGAGAGGAAAAACCGCGATAGGATCTTTGAAACAACGGTGCAGCTAAGGGAATTGAGGAGCTTAATTGGCAAAAGGGACAAGGAGATTCAATTCTTACGCCAGAAACTGCATGAAAACAAGGATTTGAATGCGGATGATGGGGAAATTTCAGTCGTGTTTGAAGTTCCTCAGGTAAATGAAGAAGATGAACATGTTAAGTTGATTTTAGTCGGTGAGCCTCGGATAATTTCGCCGTTAGAAGAAAAGCTTCGGATGAATATTGACGCTCTACTTGACGAGAACTTGGATTTTTGGCTGAGATTCAGCACTTCATTCCACCAGATACAGAAATTCAAATCTGGGTTTTTGGAATTGGAATCTAAGATAGAgaaaatcaaggaaaaaaaagagaagcgGAATCAAGGGGGAATTGGTAAAACAGCGATGCAATTGGAGCTCAAGACAATTTACATGCACCTAGTGGAGATAAAGACAGAAGCAAGGCTGTGGATAGAGAAGAGTGGGGTTTTGAAAGATGAGCTGCAGAGGAGATTCACGTCTTTATGTGAAATCGAAGAGGAGATAGCAAAAGCATTGAATGCAGGCGCGGAGGAAGAGGAAATGAGGTTCACTAGTCATGAAGCCGCGATGTTTCAAGGTGAGGTTTCAAACATGAAGCTAGAGAATAACAAGGTTAGAGACGAATTGAAAGTCGGTTTGGATTGTGTAAACAAGCTCAGGCAAGAGATTGAGAAGACTATTGGGAAGCTGAATGTGGAGTACGGGCTGTTTGGGTCAAAGAGTTGTGATGAGTCACAATTCGGGCGGGTTCGAGTTCCTTTGAGTTCGTTTATCTTCGGAGCTAagctgaagaagaagaagtcaatCTTCTCTTTCATGCACCGCAGGAAAAGGTCTCTTGATCTTCGACCTGGAATGCCCATGTAA